The genomic segment atactacttttcccatattttgTATCAACTCcaaacacccacaacaacaactacaatatagcaatcaacaatcatcattcatatacaatgaccatgatccgccatttctcttcatttgtaccacctttatggttttgggttcgctatcgtattttctcatgtatcacacttatatcatggtctacatgtcatatatataatgcattcatactcacaacacactaacattcatgattcagttcaactaccattcactcatggcactattcactcatttatgacccatttgctatgcttttctacaattcgggtatcttaaccttccaataccttaaacaacatgcaatggtcataacacttaccttggatgatggtggaacaagctttgagtggagtctctactctagcaccaaaaccctacttcacctcttttggttttctttgaggaagatgaacttgagctaggtatcacactcttgttttcatgaatttggtgttgtttatcttgattttcccttgattcccttgaattcttgtggatgaagtgttttggagtattctagagaattcttgaattgtgaagatgagaaatgacatgaaatgagcttggggtcccttatacttaactgaaaaatctgatttttgtgaacagtagtcgggatgcacagtggccgtaaacccagtttacaggccgtattctggtttacgatccgtcctccacgaccgtatttaatcatatcagaaacagaaaggtttgttgtaggccatggtggtttacggtcgcagtttacgggccgtattttgttttacggtccgtattctgagtcgtattcaACCATTTCAActtttgacagaaagttgaagttttgatagttggaggacgatggcactttacggtccgtaaatcactttacgggtcataTTGTGTTTTATGACCACTGGGtcgcaatgcaaatctgcaaccttcgcgttttcaaaactcattggtagtcattcccttcttagtaaaacatcgtgcactcatactcttcgttggtctattcattgtatgctcacggaaaattttccgaggtgtcacATTCTTCCCTCCCTTttggaaacattcgtcctcgaatgttagatcattggggattctagaaaaatttcgccaaagtttcctttataatatgctactaccatcctgccatgacaacccataatatcgcgtcactgcctcacagggctacatcacaacatcgacatatctatggccacacacgaccaatagcataaagataaaggatacataccttatattgttggtgttttATCTTAGATCTtccctgggggttgaaataagtgtgggtacttggactccatattctcttccacttcccaagtcatttcttcccgattgttgtttcgtcacaatactttgactgacgctacttctttatttcgaagctttcgcacttgcctatctaggatggtaataggcacctcttcataggttagcctttccgttacttgcacatcatctatcgggacaatctttgtgggatctccaacacacttgcggagcatcgaaacatgaaagactgatggactgattcatgctccgaaggcaaatccagttcataggctacctggcccaccttgcggatgattttgtagggtccaatgtatctgggactcagcttccctttcttaccaaatctcatcacccctttcatgggtgacactttcaaaaatacccaatcattaatttgaaattccaagtcttgtcggcggttgtccgcgtaggatttttggcgactttgggctgtcaacaaccgatcttggatcacctggaCTTTTTCTAtcacttgttggatcaattcggggcctactaatTGTACTTCTcttatttcgaaccatccgattggagatctgcatttccttccatataaagcttcatatggggccatttgtatactagaatgatagctgttgttatatgcaaactcaattagtggcaaatgatcatcctaactaccaccgaaatccagcacacacgctcgtagcatattttcgaaggtctgaatagtgcgctcggcttgcccatcggtttgcggatgaaatgccacgctaaacttcacttgcgtgcccaaaccttcttgaaaagacttccagaacttagctgtaaactgtgctcctctatctgtaataatagatacacTACAAGAGAAAAGATCTTTAGCGAGGGGAAATGAAGTCGTTAAAAGTCCAAATCCGGTTGTTAAAAGTCAATGACGACCGGATTTTATCCGGTCGTCGCCAGTTGTTAAAAGCCTCGACGTTAAAAGTTAACGACCGGATTTCAGTCCGGTCGTTAAAAGAACATTAACGACGGCCAAAAATCCGATCGCTATATGTCCTTTTTAGCGACCAGATTTTACCTTCGCTAATATGTCAGCCGGTCGTTAAATGTTTTTCACAACAACTACTAATCCATCAATACAAGTACTTTAAACGACCGAAATTCCTTTCGTTAATTGTGTGTTACATTCAACACTAATACTTTTAACGGCCAGATTTCCCGTCGCTAATGGCCATTTCACCATCTTATAAACCAATAGTAAAAGAGCTGCAAAGACCACATTTCTATTTACTGttgtaaaaaaaattatacaaCTGAATAATACACAGACACATTAAAAAATATACTAAATAATTAATATTCATATAAAACTCTATTGTTAATACAAAGAATTAAAAAAAGATATACCATCCAAGTTTTATGATACCATTTTTATCAACTCCTAAAAGATAAAAATTGCAGTATTTCTACATAAGACATTGTCTGTAAACCACCCCTAATATTATAAAAGTCGCCTTGTACTTCAAGTTGCTCCTTTCTTGAACGATAGACTCTTCATCCGTCAAATTCTTGAGCtgtaaaaaaaaacaagtttagTGTACGAAATAGCAAAGGATAAACTCCAAAGAAGAAACATAAGACCTCAATATATTAACCGGAAAGGATGCAAAACATTAAATTTTACAACAAATAATGGTGTGGAAAGAACGTTGGCTGCGCAGTCTCACGATATAAATTTTACAACAAATGATGGTGTGGAAAGTATACAGAAATATGCGTAGGAACCACTGTTGGAACAAGCTGCCAATCTTAATGTTGACCAAGCTTTAGTATTGTCATCTTTTCTTGTTAATCCAAGGCGTAATGCAAATCAATGGTATGCCCCAAAGAGGTAAAACCACAAGCATGATAATGGGCAGAACCAGTCATGTTTACAACAAGGAAAATTAAATGACAACAACACTGGGAAGGAGCTAGTTTCAGTTGATCCAAGGAggttacaaaatattaaccaagTTAGTGCAACAGGAGGAAATTCAGCTGCTGATAACAATCAAGAGCAGCTGGCATTAATACAAGTTAAAAGTATtggtggaaataatgtggaaaaTGGGAAAAATGTTACTGGTTCAGTGCAGTCTAATGCGATTGTAACAAATAATAAATTTGCAGCACTAAGGAATGGTGAAGATGATGATGTAGTTGAGGTGGAGAAGTTAATAAACAACTGGTTGTTGCAGAACCAAACATGGTAGATAGGGTGCAGCCAGTTAATGCAGTTGGTGGTAAGTTATAGCAGAAACTAGTAGCAGCATCAGTTTCTTCATTACAACCAGAGGCTCTAAAGAATGAAGAAACTGCTGCTGTTTCAGTTGTATCTGGTATAGAGAAAAATCTGGTGGAACAAGTTAATGCAGTAGATGGTGGTATCAAGTTGCAGAAAAAATTGGTCGCAGCACCAGGGGCTTCATCAGAGGTACCTTTTCTTGGTGATGGTGTTGTGAAACTATTAAATGTGAATGCAAAAGTGTTCACCCCTAGCAAAAATATGAGTTCAACAAAGCAATGGGTAGAAAGTTCTTTTCAAAAAGCAGTGGAGACAATGGTCACTACTAATAAAGCGTGTGAAGAAGTCCTTTCTACTACTTGTGTTAATGATAATGGCACTAGTGGTGAGAGGAAGCTTTGGAGTGAACAAATGGAAGAAGATATTGAAGAGGGTGAGATCTCAAGAGATAAAGCAATTGGTGAGCAGTCTCCTGATTCAGTCGACTCATTAGAAGAAGCAGTCGACTCATTAGAAGGAATGAAAGCCATGTTTACTGAGGCTGCAGATGATTCCGAACATGGTCACGAAAAAGCTCATCAACATCTTGGTACCACTGCAACATGGACCTGTTAATCAAAGTTTTTTCCAGTATAAAAAGGAAGCATTGGAAGCAAATGCAGAAGGAAGTTGTTGCTGCTGTTTCGGGGGCAATGATTTACTATACTTGGATGGCTCGGAATGGGAAATTTTTTCAAGGCTCACATGTACATACAGAGGGAGTGGTAACACAGATAAAGAAGGAAATAGTTGATAGATTAACTTTACTTTACTTGTATAAGAAATTGCATAGATGTAGAGGAATTATGCATAAAATACTTGTGTAATTAGTTTGTTGGTTCTGCTGGAGGCTTAAGGTCACTACCAAGTGGGGGTGATTTTAGGTGCTCTTTAGGTTTTCAGTCTTTTTGTTTAGTCAATGGTAATATTTACAGTGTTAAAAAAAAGGATAATAAGTAGTTAATTCGTATCTATTGTGATAGGCATCAGTGGTTGAGAAGTATGATAGACCCTTACCTGAGTTAAGGAATACAACACAAGAGCCTAGCAGATATGAGGAAATTCCTGCTCCTACAAGTACGCTGAATGTGCACAGTTACGAGAAATTATACCCCTGCATCAAGGCAGATCTGGTGATCATAAAGGGCCTGTAGCTATCAACTTGCCCAGGTTCACCAGAGAGGCTAAGTGTGTACTTTCTCAGAAAACTCTACAAGGGGTAATATCACTAGAGTTTGAACCTAAAAGCAATAGACCTTCTATGATTTCCGAACAAATTATGTGTCTCGCTAAAATAAACAGGACTCCTACATACATTTACTTGCACCTAGTGTTTACACCAAACTGATAACTGCAAGCCGTGTGTCTTGCACACATACACACATGTATTCTCACTTTAGTTTTTAACGGCTAAGGTTATATTGCTTGGTTTGGAATCATTCTGAAGAATAGGCAACATAAGTGTTAGTTATAACTAGCAGAAGATTTAGCTACAATTAACCAAATTTCCCTAAAAATTTCTAACTAATGAAAAGAATTTCATATAGCATTGCAAGGATTTCATCacacataaaaaaataaattcaatCTACTAACCTGTTAAATGATTCAATCTATTGATCATTTGAAGATGATGGTGATGAAGGCTGACCAAACACTGCACTTGCAAGCCGTTCATATTTACTCTCTAGCTCATCCATGCGTTCACATTAATTCTCTAACTCATCCATGCGTCTTTATAGTGattcattttctttttcacttgCATTCAACTTATCTAACAAGGCAGCCTTTGAAGAGTTACCACCTTACAACTCTTTAGCGGTTATCCCACCACCAAATCCAACTACATGACTCTTACGTTGAGGTCCAAAGCACTTTTCTACGACTTCAATATTTGTAAATGACGAATCAGATTGAACCAATTTTTGGATTTCAGCctataacataaaagaaaaattaaaataatacaGCACATCAAGTAAATTGATGTAAAATGAAATTTATCACTAAACATACATATTTTGCAATTGTTTCAGGTTCGACAAGCTTGTTATCCTTCTTACGAGTTTGGAAGAACATAGTATCCATGCTTGGTGGTTTACCATCTTTACCTCCCTTCGCATATAAACAAACAGGTAAAAGCAATCATTTTAACAAAGAAGGAGCTTGTTAAAGGATTTCAAGATTTACTTACCAGTTCATATGTAATCTGTCTAATAGGCTTACTACCCGTACGATGAGGCATTCTCAACTTAGACCTATTGACGGAGTTTcttgtacttgtttcctgtatTAACAACACACCATCAAAATTATAGTCAGCCACTAAAAATAACATGTTAATAAATAGCAGTTATGAAGCCATACCTTAAACTTGTCACTTAAGAAATGCTCCTTAACCAGCCATTCCCAATCATTCTCGTTTATCTCCCTTGGTACATCTTTTAGAGCATCGCGGAATGGCTTAGACTTCATATTATTGTGCAGTGATCCTCTCCAGTTATTCCATAACCTTCTCATATGTTGTAAGACATGTTCTTTTTGATCATTCATGTTGTCACAGACAAATTTATCCTAAAATATTTCACAAGTATCATTTCCATGCTATTATGAAGGATGGATTACGAGGTTCAAGTAGTTTTCATGAAAATTAAAAGTATTAAAGCATGACATGTAGGACATTTAGGAATGAAATAACAAATACATATTTAATATGAGCACCAAAGGTGACCTTCTTTTTAAGGGCATCTGGAAGAATTACAAGTTTCCCAATGGAAAAGAATATGGTAAAGAAAAGATATAACATGATGATAAAACCCTCTATTGAAATATTTCAATTAGCGATCACAATTGCTAGAGTTTCTTGAACCTACCTGTACAATTTAGTTGACAATGATACCAATGATTAACCATGGAAGCTTACAAGAAAAGCTAAGGAAGAAGTCTCTATAAAATGATGAGTTCAAGAATGACTGATGCGAATTTATCTTAATATCGCAAACAGGTAGCTGAACAAACTAGAGCGGTGGGTTTGTAGTATCAGGCTATGTTTTGTAAATCAttaatcaaaatcaaaatttccAATAAAATAGAAATATACAATTTAACCAACAGTGTGCATCCAGTTCAACCACTACCCACTACATTGTCTATAGACAGTCAGGGTACTTGGCTATAATGTCTGTCACGGCACAATTGGATAACTATGTCTGTCACAGTTTAGTTGATAAAATTTCACCTTATGTGTAGAACCAAATAGTCAATATATCACCATCATCTAgcttgaaaaaattaaaaaaaagtaatGCTCTAAATTCTTACAGTAACAGCATTCCACATGTGTTCTAGCTTATCTTCTTCGATGTCCTTCCAGGAGTGTACCCGCAATGGGCACATATTACGATCACGAACTAAAATACCCAAGTGTCTCATAAACGAGGTAGCATGCTTCCCAACAGTTCGATTCTGGTAAAAAGTGACGCTCAACCTTTCTCCAGGTTTGAGTCTTGCAACATTTTTACAAATGTTCTTTCCTCTCACCTTTTTTGCTTTCTCAGATTCACGAGGACCTACAACTTAATTTATGTCAGATATAAAATAGAGTTTCATtacactaacaacaacaaaaatacaatTCGAGACAAGAAAAATACTTGTTTCGTTTGTCTGAGTATCTTGCATCACTTCAACTTCTGTAGAGAGGGAAACATCATCTTCAATTTGATCAAAACCAGGAGGTACAAGGATATTATTCTGTGCTGGCTCATGTTGATAAGATGTGGATGCATTAAAGTTTTTACTTTGGCCAATTGGAGTTCTTTGTTTAGCCATTACTCTTACGGAGCCCGAAGGTTTTAAGCTTTTCCCTCGTCTACTTGCTAAGGCACCAGGTGGAATGTATGCATGCTTATTAGTCTTGAAATTTTATCCCATTCCAGAGTTCTCAAATTTTGAAGGATTCATGTAAACCTAAAACAAAAATGGCAGAGTAATTGTAAGTTTCACCTAACAAGAGAAAAATCATTCAACAAATTTTCAATACTAAATTCTCAACATGGCTTCTCTTAACATGTTACTTCCAGATACAGGTGACAATTGTTAATACATCTGGTCAATTGGATGATAAACTATCTCGCCAGAAAGTTGTTCTTCTATGTGTGTGCCTATGGAGTGCACGTGTGCATAAATAACCAATAGAACTCGAAAAACCAGATTTTGCATGTGACTGGTAGTTGAAGGAGAGAAGATCAAGATCAAGAAGAGAAGTATGAAAGTTCTgttaattttcttctttttttcttcccAAAAGAGAGATAGGGCGCATTGAATGGAGTCAGGGAACCAAAACAGTAAGGCCCAATCCAGTGAGTTTTACAGAGAATATAGAAGAATAGACAACAAGAAAACAAATAATAGCAGGATCACTACCAAGCAACAGTAACATTTATATCCTATACAAGCAATAACAACGAGAAAACAAATAATAGCAGAATCACTACCAAGAAACAGTAACATTTATATCCTATACAAGCAATAAGGACAATGAAATTACAGCTGAGACACAGGAAAGGTTGATGTTCAGGGACGTACATAAACCAGTGTAATATAAGTAACGAAAAGCTAGATGAAGAGATGAAATCCAACTCATCGAGCTAAACATAAAACAGGAAACTAAAGTAAGAGGAAAGTAACCTAGAGAATTAAATTAAACACCAACTCCTATTTTACGAGAAATCACCTGGAATTTTTACACGATATATTtgcaattaaaattttaaaattagagCCACCTAAAAATTGAGGCAATAATGAAAAATCCATGGGAACATCCCTACACCATTCAACCAACTCTTTACAGAAGAAGGACCACGTTGCTAAAAAAGCTTTGACAAACTTTCCATTTAAACAACTGAATGAAGACTAGAGTGAAATAGCAAAGATCATAGACTAATGCCTTGATCAAGTTAACCTGATCCAAATTTGATCCAATAAATCTGAAGTGCCTGTGCACATCACGATACACTGATACTCCAGTGTCAACAAGCAAAATGTTAGGGAAGTGAAGTTCGATACATGTTTTCTGTTTTCTTTATGACCAGTGAAATTATAAGAAGGTTTCCGATAGTTGTTCTACATGTCTTACGTAAGTTTAAAGCTCTATAGTTCCTTCTAGCCTTTGACATAGTTGATGCCATGAAGTATAGAGTGTTACAGATGCATTAGTTAAAACAGGTAACAactccatttaaaaaaaaacagttcAACATCAATCAAACAAGGTTTAGGAATATTCAGACTGAAGCGCGTCATCTATATTTGATAATAAAGGCAATAACTCATACCTTTACTGCCAACAATATCTTACTGTTATTGTTTAACTTAGCATACATCATATGTTTAATCCACCAAACAAATAAATATAGCCTAGGCAAAAATCATTACAGCCAATGATCATAGCGCACTTCAGTAATAGAAACCAGTCAGAGAACCGTGAAGGAAGCACttgaaaataaaaatcaaaacaTGAGTATTTTTAGGATCCAACTTAACAccatagtaaaaaaaaataaaaaaatgagaaCTCAGAAACCAAACATGAGTTCATAG from the Lycium barbarum isolate Lr01 unplaced genomic scaffold, ASM1917538v2 unchr_scaffold_30, whole genome shotgun sequence genome contains:
- the LOC132625693 gene encoding uncharacterized protein LOC132625693 isoform X2, whose amino-acid sequence is MAKQRTPIGQSKNFNASTSYQHEPAQNNILVPPGFDQIEDDVSLSTEVEVMQDTQTNETSPRESEKAKKVRGKNICKNVARLKPGERLSVTFYQNRTVGKHATSFMRHLGILVRDRNMCPLRVHSWKDIEEDKLEHMWNAVTDKFVCDNMNDQKEHVLQHMRRLWNNWRGSLHNNMKSKPFRDALKDVPREINENDWEWLVKEHFLSDKFKETSTRNSVNRSKLRMPHRTGSKPIRQITYELGGKDGKPPSMDTMFFQTRKKDNKLVEPETIAKYAEIQKLVQSDSSFTNIEVVEKCFGPQRKSHVVGFGGGITAKEL
- the LOC132625693 gene encoding uncharacterized protein LOC132625693 isoform X1 → MAKQRTPIGQSKNFNASTSYQHEPAQNNILVPPGFDQIEDDVSLSTEVEVMQDTQTNETIVGPRESEKAKKVRGKNICKNVARLKPGERLSVTFYQNRTVGKHATSFMRHLGILVRDRNMCPLRVHSWKDIEEDKLEHMWNAVTDKFVCDNMNDQKEHVLQHMRRLWNNWRGSLHNNMKSKPFRDALKDVPREINENDWEWLVKEHFLSDKFKETSTRNSVNRSKLRMPHRTGSKPIRQITYELGGKDGKPPSMDTMFFQTRKKDNKLVEPETIAKYAEIQKLVQSDSSFTNIEVVEKCFGPQRKSHVVGFGGGITAKEL